The genomic window ACAAACAATGAAGTTTTCAGGATTACGGTATCCCGGTAGACGCTCCGTATTGATGTTTGGACCGGCTTGCAGGTTGTTATTACACATGACCCAGTAAGCATTGAGCTTGCCATCATGGAGCATACGGTCTTGAACAACTGCGTGGTAGCCCGGTTTTGCAGGAATAGTGCCTTCTGGAAGTTTCCAGATTTTTTCAGCTTTCGCACGGTGTTTAGGGTTTGCAACGACCATGTCAGCGGGAAGACGGTGTGAGAATGTACCCACTTCACGCGCCGTACCACAAGCGGATGGTTGACCGGTAAGTGAGAATGGTGAGTTACCCGGAGTCGAGATTTTACCTAACAACAAGTGAATGTTGTAAATCAGGCTGTTCATCCATACGCCACGAGTATGTTGGTTAACCCCCATAGTCCATAGGGACATTACTTTGGTGTTTGGATCGACATATTGCTCAGCTAACTGAATCAAATGCTCTTCTGATACGCCAGAAATTTCACTGGCTTTAGCCGCCGTATAAGGGGCAACAGACTTCGCGTATTCTTCAAAGCTGATTCCAGACATTTTGCCTGAGTTTGGATGGGCAGCTGCTTTTTGCAGCGGATCATCATCGCGCAGACCGTAACCGATATCGGTTTCAGCTTGCTTAAAGTGAGTGTGCTTATTCACAAACTCAGTGTTTACTTTGTCATTTTGAATGATGTAGTTAGCAATAAAGTTGGCAATCGCTAAGTCACTTTGCGGATGGAAGATATAGCCATGGTCTGCCAATTCAAAAGAACGGTGATAATAGGTCGACAGAACATTAACTTTAACGTGTGGGTGACTTAATCGGCGGTCAGCAATACGTGTCCATAATACTGGGTGCATCTCTGCCATATTTGATCCCCAAAGGACAAATACATCGGCATTTTCGAAATCATCGTAACAGCCCATAGGTTCGTCAATGCCGAAGCTACGCATAAAGCCACCTACCGCAGACGCCATACAGTGACGTGCGTTAGGATCGATGTTATTCGAACGGAAACCCGCTTTCATTAATTTAGAAGCCGCGTAACCTTCCATTACCGTCCATTGACCTGAACCGAACATACCTACGCTAGTTGGGCCACTTTTCTTCAACGCCGCTTTAAATTTGTCAGCCATGGTATCTAATGCAACGTCCCAAGAAACAGGCGTAAAATCACCATTTTTGTCGTACTTACCATCGGTCATTCTGAGTAATGGTTGGGTAAGACGGTCTTGACCGTACATGATCTTCGACAGGAAATAACCCTTAATACAATTAAGGCCTTTATTCACTGGCGCTTCAGGGTCACCTTGAGTGGCGACGACTTTGCCGTTTTGCGTACCGACCAGCACAGAACAACCAGTACCACAAAAACGACAAGGGGCTTTATCCCATTTTATTTTTGTTTGGTCTGAACTTGCGATGAGATTGGTCGCAGAAGCGGGAAGTGAAATTCCGGCTACAGCAGCAGCTGAAGCAGCCGCATTTGCTTTCACAAACTCGCGTCGTGTCATTTTCATAATGTGTCCTCTTGCGGGGTCGGTGTACCGATGCTGGCATCGGTCGTAGCCGTTGCATGTATGTCGGTGTCTAGGGCGTCAATATCTGTTTCGATTTGGTGATAAACTAAAGCCGTATTAATGACTTCCGGTTGATCGTTTATTTCATCAATAGTTGAGGTGATAAAACCTTGGTCTTGCGTTTCCATAACCACAACAAATTTACCGTCAGATTCGGCGTAAATTTCCGTAGTAGAAAAGCTGTTTATCTTGTCTCGAATACTATCCATAGCATTTGGAGCGCAGTAGATAACAAAACTTGAAATATGAACTTCACTGGCTGGCATGTGGTTCCTCATTGCAGTCAGTCATCGATATAGCTGTGACAGGGCAAACACTCAAACAAGCTCCGCATCCGTTACACAACTGAGAGTCTAATTTTGGCTGGGGGACATGCCCAACCGAAAACGTAAATTGTATGGCGGCCTGTTCGCACTCATCGGTACAAGTGCGACACTCGACATTCTTTAGTGCTAGGCAAGTATCATTAATTTTAGCTGTAATCTCCCAAGCTACCTCTGCAGTGGAACGAAAAATGCTCTCTGGGCAAGCTTGAACACACTGTTTACAAAAGGTACATTCCCCTTTATTAAAGTCGATTATCGGAAATCCGCCACTCCCATTTATGATGATGTTGCTTTCACAGGCTTGCAGACATTTGCCACATTGGGTGCAACCATCAATAAATTCGGCATCGATTTTAGCCCACGGTAAACGTTGCCCAGTCTCGTAAACTAGGCTTGTTTGAGCGGTGCGTCGCGTGAATAATTTACGCTTAGATAAATCGACCAATTTCGTCCTTGAGCAAAGAAAAGAGTAAGCCATAAGATGCATACACATCTAAACACCTACTAAGTCTAGGTGAATAAAATCTATTCGATATAACTCGAAAGGGTTAAACTTGTGCTTAACTTGTTTTAGATCAAATAGTTATTATGACCAAGTTCACAGATTCATTGATGGGAAGAAAAGTGAGAAAGAATTCAGCACAGTCTGTGTCATTTACCATAGGGGGAGCAGTGTTTTTGATGGTGATTCTGTCTGCACTCACCATTATGGTTGCTGTGGCAACGGTCTACTCAAGTTTTGATGATGCCGAAGCGGTGAACGTATCAGGTTCTATGCGGATGCAAAGCTATCGACTTGCCTATGATACCGAGACACACTCTGAAGAAATCGCCAAGCATATCGACCGATTTGAAGTGTCTTTGTATTCCTCTTCGATGCAAAATTTAATGCAATGGAATGTACCCACTGACATCCAACAAGATTACCAATCGATCATTAAACGCTGGCAAATCATGAAAAATTTGCTGCTCACTCAGCAGTATGTTGAGTACCAAAAACACGTGCCCATTTTTGTGTCTCGCATTGATAAATTTGTATTGAAGTTGCAGTTAAATACCGAGAAAAAGCTGTTAGATATGGTGGTGTTCTGTGGCTTTGGTTTAACTTGCATCATATTGATTTCATTTGTGATTATGCGTTTTGTGCGCTTTAAAGTGCTGCATCCACTACAAGCATTAGTGCGCGCCAGTCGTAAAGTGGAATCTCAAGATTTTGACGTAGTGCTGAACGATTCAGTGGACAATGAACTGGGCGCAGTAGCCGCTACATTTAATGGTATGACCCGAAAGCTTAAAGATCATTACGAACGTCTGGAGGCTATGGTTGAACATAAAACTGAAGAACTAAGACACGCCAATAGTTCGCTGACTGTGCTGTATAAAAGCACTCAGCAATTGTCCGCATCAAGATTGAGTCCGGCACACTTTCAGCAGATCATCGATAACATGTCTTCCATCGACAATATCGAAGCGGTGAAGTTGATTATTGACGACAGTGCAGGGCAGTCTACAGAGCTTGTGTCTGGTGAAGTGTCGGCAGGCACTTGGATAGATAAAGCGTTAATTTTAGATGAGGTAAGGCTAGGTAGCCTACGCTTACAGATTACGCCGCAATTTTCAGAGCAAGAGCTTATCGACAATATGTCGTATATTTTGGCGCGGGGTATTTACTATAATCAGGCACAAAAGAAATTTGAGCAGTTGCTCATTTACGGCGAGCGCAGCGCAATTGCCCGAGAGCTGCATGACTCACTGGCGCAATCCCTGTCATTTTTAAAAATTCAAACCAGCTTGCTCAAGCGCGCTATGAAGCAAGAAGGGCCGGCAGAGAAAATGCCCAAATCTTCGATTATTGTGCAAGAGATCGATGATGGATTACGCGAAGCCTATACTCAACTAAGAATTCTGTTAAGTACCTTTAGATTTAGTATTGATGAAGCCAATTTTGGTGATGCGTTAAATGTACTGTTAGAGAAGCTTCAAACCACCACAGAGGCGGAGATTGAAGTGGAAAACAAACTATCTTCGATTTTGTTAGAAGCACATCAGCAAGTGCATTTATTGCAAATTATCCGTGAAGCGACTAATAATGCAATTAAACATGCGAATTCGACATTAATTCGTGTAGAGTGCCTGCAGAATGAAGAACAGATCACCGTTTCTATTACAGATAACGGATGCGGATTCGATACCAGCCTTGAGAAAACAGGTCACTACGGCTTATCCATTTTAAATGAGCGAAGTCAGTACCTTAATGGCAAATTAACGATAAATAGTGAGCCCAATAAAGGGAGCACAATAAGAATTACCTTTAACTGTAAGGATGAATCGGACAGTGAGTAATACCCATCGCATTATGATTGTGGATGACCATCCATTAATTAGACGAGGCATCACCCAATTGCTTTCATTCGAAGATGACTTCGACATTGTTTGTGAGGCAACCAGTGGCACTGAGGCGCTTGCGCTCGCCCATCAACATGATTTAGATTTGATTTTGCTCGATCTGAACATGAAAGGGTTATCGGGGCTTAATACCTTACAAGCATTGCGTGATGAAGATATTTTAACCAAAGTGGTCATACTCACGGTATCGGATTCCCCTGCAGATATTGATGCTATTGTAAAAGCCGGCGCTGATGGTTATCTCTTAAAAGACAGCGAACCTGATGAGCTGATTGACCATTTACGTCAAGCGCTCAACGGCGACAAAGTGTACAGTGACGTTGTCGCTCAACAAATTCGCGACCGCGCAGAAAACCCAAGCTTGTTAGATAGCTTAACGGAAAGAGAGCTAGAGATTTTATCGAAAGTGGCACTAGGGCATCGCAACAAACAGATTGCCGATGTGTTATTTATCTCGGAATCCACCGTCAAAGTGCACATGAAAAGTTTATTAAGAAAACTGCAGGTAAAATCTCGCACAGCAGCCACTATTTTGTACTTAGAGCACTATAGCTAACGCCGTATTGATAGGTATTTATTCAAGCTGCGATATGAAGTGTCATCTCAGATACTTCATAATCCCAGATGCTTCATATCGCAACTTGAACTTATTTGAGCTAAATGCTCGGCTAATCCAAAGTAAAACCAATCTTCACCGTCACTTGCCAGTGAGCCACTTTACCATCGTCAATATGACCTCTGACTTCCTGCATTTCAAACCAACGCATGTTGTGCACACTTTCACTGGCTCGCGCCACCGCATTATTAATCGCATCATCAATTCCAATAGAAGATGTACCGACAATTTCCATTTTCTTGTAAGTATGATTTGGCATCCGATAGCTCCTTGAGTTACACCGTCATCACTGTTTAAAAACTAGACTGCGAACTCGGCTATAGCAAGGCGTTAGCGATTGTTTTCTCTATAGGGATAGTGGTTATCTAACGGCACAGAGTCATCAAGCTTTCTTATTGATATTTAACAAGAAATTAATGTCTGAGAGTATTTTTTTCTTAATGTTTTTGTTACATTGAGGATAGTAATGTTTTTGCATATCCCAAACACATGTACCGCTAAAAAGTAATATCAAAACCACACACTTTCCACAATCAAGAGGTTTCAAAATGCTAAATGAACAAACTGCTACTCGACTTGATGTGCAACAGAATGAATCACTGCAATGGTTAAAGATTGTTGATTTACAGCACTACCAGCAGAGTTGGGAAAAGGCGAGCGACTATTTTCAATCACAAATCTCTAAAAGCGACTGGGTTGATGCGGTGTCGGCGGTGCGATCTTCAATCGGT from Vibrio neonatus includes these protein-coding regions:
- the napA gene encoding periplasmic nitrate reductase subunit alpha — protein: MKMTRREFVKANAAASAAAVAGISLPASATNLIASSDQTKIKWDKAPCRFCGTGCSVLVGTQNGKVVATQGDPEAPVNKGLNCIKGYFLSKIMYGQDRLTQPLLRMTDGKYDKNGDFTPVSWDVALDTMADKFKAALKKSGPTSVGMFGSGQWTVMEGYAASKLMKAGFRSNNIDPNARHCMASAVGGFMRSFGIDEPMGCYDDFENADVFVLWGSNMAEMHPVLWTRIADRRLSHPHVKVNVLSTYYHRSFELADHGYIFHPQSDLAIANFIANYIIQNDKVNTEFVNKHTHFKQAETDIGYGLRDDDPLQKAAAHPNSGKMSGISFEEYAKSVAPYTAAKASEISGVSEEHLIQLAEQYVDPNTKVMSLWTMGVNQHTRGVWMNSLIYNIHLLLGKISTPGNSPFSLTGQPSACGTAREVGTFSHRLPADMVVANPKHRAKAEKIWKLPEGTIPAKPGYHAVVQDRMLHDGKLNAYWVMCNNNLQAGPNINTERLPGYRNPENFIVCSDPYPTATAQASDLILPTAMWVEKEGAYGNAERRTQAWYQQVETVGEAKSDLWQIMEFSKRFKIEDVWSEDLLAKAPEFRGKTMYDILFKNGHVDKYPITEAKDLNDDAHAQGFYVQKGLFEEYASFGRGHGHDLAPYETYHAVRGLRWPVVDGKETLWRFKEGSDPYAKKGSDWDFYGKPDGKAWIISAPYEAPPEMPDQEFDMWLCTGRVLEHWHTGTMTRRVPELYKAVPDAVCYMHPADAKAKDLRRGEEVLISNKRGEIRVRVETRGRNRPPKGLVFIPFFDAKILINKLILDATDPLSKQTDFKKCPVKITKVA
- a CDS encoding chaperone NapD, with product MPASEVHISSFVIYCAPNAMDSIRDKINSFSTTEIYAESDGKFVVVMETQDQGFITSTIDEINDQPEVINTALVYHQIETDIDALDTDIHATATTDASIGTPTPQEDTL
- the napF gene encoding ferredoxin-type protein NapF, which codes for MVDLSKRKLFTRRTAQTSLVYETGQRLPWAKIDAEFIDGCTQCGKCLQACESNIIINGSGGFPIIDFNKGECTFCKQCVQACPESIFRSTAEVAWEITAKINDTCLALKNVECRTCTDECEQAAIQFTFSVGHVPQPKLDSQLCNGCGACLSVCPVTAISMTDCNEEPHASQ
- the narQ gene encoding nitrate/nitrite two-component system sensor histidine kinase NarQ, whose protein sequence is MRKNSAQSVSFTIGGAVFLMVILSALTIMVAVATVYSSFDDAEAVNVSGSMRMQSYRLAYDTETHSEEIAKHIDRFEVSLYSSSMQNLMQWNVPTDIQQDYQSIIKRWQIMKNLLLTQQYVEYQKHVPIFVSRIDKFVLKLQLNTEKKLLDMVVFCGFGLTCIILISFVIMRFVRFKVLHPLQALVRASRKVESQDFDVVLNDSVDNELGAVAATFNGMTRKLKDHYERLEAMVEHKTEELRHANSSLTVLYKSTQQLSASRLSPAHFQQIIDNMSSIDNIEAVKLIIDDSAGQSTELVSGEVSAGTWIDKALILDEVRLGSLRLQITPQFSEQELIDNMSYILARGIYYNQAQKKFEQLLIYGERSAIARELHDSLAQSLSFLKIQTSLLKRAMKQEGPAEKMPKSSIIVQEIDDGLREAYTQLRILLSTFRFSIDEANFGDALNVLLEKLQTTTEAEIEVENKLSSILLEAHQQVHLLQIIREATNNAIKHANSTLIRVECLQNEEQITVSITDNGCGFDTSLEKTGHYGLSILNERSQYLNGKLTINSEPNKGSTIRITFNCKDESDSE
- a CDS encoding response regulator, encoding MIVDDHPLIRRGITQLLSFEDDFDIVCEATSGTEALALAHQHDLDLILLDLNMKGLSGLNTLQALRDEDILTKVVILTVSDSPADIDAIVKAGADGYLLKDSEPDELIDHLRQALNGDKVYSDVVAQQIRDRAENPSLLDSLTERELEILSKVALGHRNKQIADVLFISESTVKVHMKSLLRKLQVKSRTAATILYLEHYS
- a CDS encoding dodecin yields the protein MPNHTYKKMEIVGTSSIGIDDAINNAVARASESVHNMRWFEMQEVRGHIDDGKVAHWQVTVKIGFTLD
- a CDS encoding DUF4019 domain-containing protein, whose amino-acid sequence is MLNEQTATRLDVQQNESLQWLKIVDLQHYQQSWEKASDYFQSQISKSDWVDAVSAVRSSIGELVSRDITMSKPVTPLSDAPEGEYSQCQYKSTFSQGEFIETVTLLKENGDWKVVGYFVK